AACGTGTGcatgtacaaatatatatatatatgcacattccTGCGGGGTCAGAAGGGCAAACCGGTTCTGTTTCACCTTTCTCATTCTGCGGGTGTAAATTGCTAACCTCTTGGCAGCTAATGCCTACATCGAAATGTGGTCAACTTACCCGTTGCGCATGGGCCCCCAACTGCACCCCCGCGTGCTTCCCATGTACGAATCGAGTATCTTTTTGAAGACGCTACTTTTACTGGCAGGGGGAATGCGCCCACTTTGCTCTTTCtcactttgctttttttcactttgctttttttcactttgccttttctcactttgctttttctcattttgttttttcccccttttgcgtaTCCCCCCATGAACCCTATTTTCACCCATACGTTTATGTGAATATCTTTTTCTGTATGCAAAGGAGGGTTCCATTTCTTGGGCATAAAAATCGTCagaatcattttcttcccgGGGAGAGAAGTATTGAAAGGCACCACCAGCTCCCATGTCATAAttcaaaatgtatttaaTGGTAGAATTTACACTCTTAAAGCTTTTTCTACATTGTGGTTGTGACAAACAATCAAACATTTTCCCAGACAAGGGGCATACCAAATATCCCCACTCTATGTCAGAAGAAATGGCTAGCTCACATTTATCATCACATATGTGATAATTCTTGCTTTcagtgcatatgtacacatcgCTCTTtggaatatatttaaattcgCAGTGCTTGAATGAACACATGTGtccgtttttgtttttttcttcttcttcttcttctccttggaAGAACCCCCTCCCCTTCAGTGTTATTTTGTCATTCCAAATTGGTTCTTCTCCGATTTTGTTCATCATATGgtcctccttcttcataTGGTCCTCCTCCATCTGGCCCTCGTCCTCCATATGGTCCTCTTTCGTCACCTGGCCCTCCTCCACGTGAGGGGTGCAAGCCAATTGGCTCCTCTGGTTCGTCATCTTCCCTCCATGATGAGTGTGCTCACATAGGGGTAACGTATCCTTACCATTCAATACTACGTCATTACCGCTGTCGTGAGGGGTCCCCTCGCAAATACAACTATGGTGACCCCTCCTTCCTGTGTAATAAAGGGACACAGCTGAAGAACCACCTCCGTAATCCCTTGCATACATCTCGTTGTCTATCTTAAAAGGACCGGGGTCGTACAAATGAGAAATGTCAAACTGTCCAAAGGAGCTATCCCGCAAGGCAAGTAAAGATGCCTCCATATCTAAGAACTGTTCTTGTGCAGACTTTGGAAAacaaacatatttattttttttctcctcatgtCTTATATAAAAGAGTTCCTTAAAGGgatcattttgttttctattGATTATGTCATCTGCATATTCCCTGCCGTAGAAACACTTCCACAAATCATTATACTTCCCTGCGCAATAGAATTCTTTGCACACAcagtttttgtttttcagcACATCTTTGTAGGTTAGGAACTTGAAGACTTCTTTTATGATGCCCGACGGTAGTTCGTTCATTGGGGCGACTGGTTGGGCGGTACGAGCGGTATCAGCGGTGTGGGCGTGTACGCGGTATGCCTATTACATGTGGCACATGCAGCACCTACGGAGCGAGTACCTCCGTGGGTAATCTTTTACGCGCGTTTATTCGCTTGCCGCGTTAGCCTACTCAAATTGTGTGACAATCCTGCGGGCACCTGATCCCCCACGAAAACGCTATGTTCACGAGAGTGTATATTCGCTGTGGTGTTTTAAAATGCGAAAGCAGTATTAAGTTGCGCGGGGTGCTCGTTTGCGCGGGTTGCTCATTTAAGCAGTTTTTCCTCGTGACGATGAGCGGTGTGTCGTTCCATGCGATGCGATTCTCCTTCGCGCGAAACCAGGAGGCATTGCCTTACGCGCGAGTTAAACATGTCACCAAAGGTGAACTAATTTCCGATGCGGAGAGGTCTTAAAACgtttcatttcgttttttttttttcaatgctATTGCATGCTTTgaaatcttttattttgccttaTGTCATATTGTCATCATTCGCTGTGCCTTGTTCTGTGTTTACTAtcttatttcatttttttcactattttattttatttcatttttctcattttagcGTAGTGTTACCTCTTTTTCTCGcgtttttggaaaaatttgtCCGCGTTTAGgaagtagttttttttttttaatcgttTTCCCCTCGCATAGTTTGCACGAACGTTCAGGTGAAAatgtggaggaagaaattggggatatatgacaaaaaaaaaaaggagggtaCCA
The sequence above is drawn from the Plasmodium cynomolgi strain B DNA, chromosome 10, whole genome shotgun sequence genome and encodes:
- a CDS encoding hypothetical protein (putative), which produces MNELPSGIIKEVFKFLTYKDVLKNKNCVCKEFYCAGKYNDLWKCFYGREYADDIINRKQNDPFKELFYIRHEEKKNKYVCFPKSAQEQFLDMEASLLALRDSSFGQFDISHLYDPGPFKIDNEMYARDYGGGSSAVSLYYTGRRGHHSCICEGTPHDSGNDVVLNGKDTLPLCEHTHHGGKMTNQRSQLACTPHVEEGQVTKEDHMEDEGQMEEDHMKKEDHMMNKIGEEPIWNDKITLKGRGFFQGEEEEEEKNKNGHMCSFKHCEFKYIPKSDVYICTESKNYHICDDKCELAISSDIEWGYLVCPLSGKMFDCLSQPQCRKSFKSVNSTIKYILNYDMGAGGAFQYFSPREENDSDDFYAQEMEPSFAYRKRYSHKRMGENRVHGGIRKRGKKQNEKKQSEKRQSEKKQSEKKQSEKEQSGRIPPASKSSVFKKILDSYMGSTRGCSWGPMRN